One genomic window of Corynebacterium pseudotuberculosis includes the following:
- a CDS encoding shikimate kinase, translated as MPNQTMIPNDPAMQELEECTVEQSVPKMHPLVVLVGPPGAGKTTVGKRLANALHTNFVDTDALIEQSTGQSCGAVFSKIGEPEFRKLEESKVREALGTSGVVSLGGGAVLSPLTRNLLLGHTVIWIDVDPEEGAQRTGADNSRPILQAQDPIAHYRELVETRRPLYREVSRHRSNTTGRGPQRVVSDILGYLESIKEH; from the coding sequence ATGCCTAATCAGACTATGATTCCTAACGATCCTGCAATGCAAGAGCTTGAGGAATGCACTGTGGAACAATCTGTTCCTAAAATGCATCCCTTAGTAGTGCTTGTGGGGCCACCAGGAGCAGGAAAAACCACAGTAGGTAAGCGGCTAGCTAATGCGCTACACACTAATTTTGTGGATACAGACGCCTTGATAGAACAATCCACAGGACAATCATGCGGTGCTGTCTTTAGCAAGATAGGTGAGCCCGAATTTAGAAAACTTGAAGAGTCTAAAGTGCGAGAGGCCCTTGGTACCTCCGGAGTAGTCAGTTTGGGGGGAGGAGCAGTTTTAAGTCCTCTCACTCGGAATCTATTGCTCGGACATACTGTGATATGGATAGACGTGGATCCGGAGGAGGGAGCGCAGAGAACAGGAGCAGATAACTCCCGGCCGATTCTCCAAGCACAGGACCCTATTGCTCACTATCGTGAGCTAGTTGAAACTCGACGCCCGTTGTATCGCGAGGTATCACGGCATCGCTCTAACACCACTGGCAGAGGCCCGCAGCGAGTAGTCTCAGACATACTTGGTTATTTAGAGTCAATTAAAGAACACTGA
- the alaS gene encoding alanine--tRNA ligase, giving the protein MQTHEIRERFTNHFVKAGHQAVPSASLILDDPNLLFVNAGMVPFKPYFLGQQNPPFPNGTATSIQKCVRTLDIEEVGITTRHNTFFQMAGNFSFGQYFKEGAITHAWALLTDSVAEGGFGLDPERLWVTVYLDDDEAADIWNKKIGIPTERIQRLGMADNYWSMGIPGPCGPCSEIYYDRGAAYGKEGGPIADDNRYMEIWNLVFMQNERGEGIGKDNFEILGPLPKKNIDTGLGVERVACILQGVDNVYETDLLRPVIDVAEKLTGASYGEGAPHQDLIRFRVIADHSRTGMMLILDGVTPGNEGRGYILRRLLRRIIRSAHLLGAKGNTLEQFMNTIMDTMTPSYPEIAENRERILKVALTEEKAFLKTLASGTQLFEEKADEVKTEGKKLLDGASAFKLHDTYGFPIDLTLEMAAEAGLEVDTAGFDSLMAEQRARAKADNRAKKHGHVDLSIYREWVDEHPTEFTGYSELSTESKVLGMIAGGAKVNEVTAGDEVEIILEASPLYAEAGGQTGDRGTIIMGDTIVNVNDVQKIGKKLWVHKATVTQGGLSIGDTVSANVDKQWRHSARQAHSATHLIHAALRDVLGPTAVQAGSLNRPGYLRFDFNYTEALTADQLAQIQLITNQAVDVDWTVNTIETSLDEAKAMGAMALFGENYGSTVRVVEIGGPFSMELCGGTHVEHSSQIGPVSILGESSVGSGVRRIEAYSGLDSFQYLAKEKALVEGIAASMKSKTDDIPERIASLTQKLKEAEKAVADLRAAQLRNQAAKLLTDADEVNGVSVVAHRLTENVSSNDVRALALDLKSRLGDKPAVIALIAEDGTGKTPFVVAATKAGVAQGVKANDLAKVLGSYIQGNGGGKPDMAQGSARDIAGFDSGVAAIKDEIRN; this is encoded by the coding sequence GTGCAGACCCATGAAATTCGGGAACGCTTCACCAATCACTTTGTTAAAGCTGGCCACCAGGCTGTGCCAAGTGCGTCGCTGATCTTGGATGACCCGAACCTGCTGTTTGTAAACGCTGGCATGGTTCCTTTCAAGCCATACTTCCTAGGTCAACAGAATCCGCCGTTTCCCAATGGCACCGCCACGTCGATTCAAAAGTGCGTTCGTACCCTAGATATTGAAGAAGTCGGCATTACGACCCGCCACAACACGTTTTTTCAGATGGCCGGCAACTTTTCTTTTGGCCAGTATTTTAAAGAGGGCGCTATTACCCATGCGTGGGCGTTGCTCACAGATTCTGTAGCTGAAGGTGGGTTTGGCCTTGATCCAGAGCGCCTTTGGGTCACCGTTTACCTTGATGACGATGAGGCCGCCGATATCTGGAACAAAAAGATCGGGATTCCCACGGAACGCATCCAACGACTAGGGATGGCGGATAATTACTGGTCGATGGGCATTCCAGGACCTTGTGGTCCGTGCTCTGAGATTTATTATGACCGCGGTGCTGCATATGGCAAAGAAGGCGGCCCAATCGCCGACGACAATCGTTACATGGAGATCTGGAACTTGGTCTTTATGCAAAACGAGCGTGGCGAGGGAATCGGAAAAGACAACTTTGAGATTCTCGGTCCGCTACCTAAAAAGAACATTGATACCGGTCTGGGAGTTGAACGCGTCGCTTGTATTCTCCAAGGGGTAGATAACGTCTATGAGACAGACCTGTTGCGTCCAGTGATCGATGTAGCAGAGAAACTTACGGGTGCTTCCTACGGTGAAGGTGCCCCACACCAGGATCTCATCCGATTCCGAGTGATTGCGGATCACTCCCGTACCGGCATGATGCTGATCCTTGATGGGGTTACTCCAGGCAATGAGGGACGCGGCTATATCTTGCGCCGTCTCTTGCGCCGTATTATTCGTTCCGCGCATCTTCTTGGGGCTAAGGGGAATACGCTGGAACAGTTCATGAACACCATTATGGATACGATGACGCCGTCCTATCCCGAGATTGCGGAAAATCGTGAGCGTATTTTAAAGGTTGCCCTTACAGAAGAGAAAGCTTTCCTTAAAACCTTAGCTTCGGGGACGCAGCTTTTTGAGGAAAAAGCAGACGAGGTTAAAACCGAGGGAAAGAAGCTTCTCGACGGCGCATCTGCATTCAAACTGCATGATACTTACGGATTCCCTATCGATTTGACTCTGGAGATGGCTGCTGAGGCTGGACTAGAAGTAGACACAGCAGGCTTTGATTCACTCATGGCTGAGCAGCGTGCGCGCGCCAAGGCTGATAATCGTGCTAAAAAGCACGGACATGTGGATCTCAGTATCTACCGTGAATGGGTAGACGAGCATCCGACCGAGTTCACGGGATATAGCGAACTCAGCACGGAATCAAAGGTGCTAGGTATGATCGCCGGAGGCGCTAAGGTAAACGAGGTTACCGCTGGTGATGAAGTCGAAATTATCTTAGAGGCGTCTCCGCTATACGCCGAGGCAGGCGGTCAGACAGGAGACCGCGGTACGATTATTATGGGCGATACCATAGTAAACGTTAACGACGTGCAGAAGATCGGCAAGAAACTATGGGTTCACAAGGCAACCGTTACGCAAGGTGGATTGAGCATCGGCGATACGGTTTCCGCGAACGTGGATAAGCAATGGCGTCATAGCGCGCGTCAAGCACACTCAGCTACCCATCTGATTCACGCCGCGCTGCGCGATGTGCTCGGCCCCACAGCGGTCCAGGCAGGTTCCCTCAATAGGCCAGGCTATCTTCGTTTTGACTTCAACTACACTGAGGCGCTCACGGCTGATCAACTTGCACAAATTCAGTTGATTACTAATCAAGCGGTAGACGTTGACTGGACTGTGAACACCATAGAAACCTCACTTGATGAGGCAAAAGCTATGGGGGCTATGGCATTGTTTGGTGAGAACTACGGTTCTACTGTGCGTGTTGTTGAAATCGGTGGGCCATTCTCAATGGAACTCTGTGGCGGAACACATGTCGAGCATTCCTCACAGATCGGCCCAGTATCTATTCTTGGAGAGTCTTCTGTGGGCTCTGGTGTGCGCCGCATCGAAGCATATTCTGGTCTTGATTCTTTCCAATATTTGGCAAAAGAGAAGGCCTTGGTTGAAGGAATCGCTGCCTCGATGAAATCCAAGACGGACGATATTCCTGAAAGGATCGCATCTCTCACTCAGAAGCTAAAAGAAGCGGAAAAAGCCGTTGCCGATCTACGCGCAGCACAATTGCGTAATCAAGCAGCTAAGCTCCTGACCGATGCTGATGAAGTAAACGGGGTAAGCGTTGTGGCGCATCGTCTAACGGAAAACGTTTCTAGCAACGATGTGCGTGCTTTGGCCCTTGATCTGAAATCGCGACTAGGGGATAAACCAGCTGTGATTGCATTGATTGCGGAAGACGGCACAGGTAAGACGCCATTTGTGGTTGCTGCAACTAAGGCTGGAGTCGCACAAGGCGTGAAAGCCAACGATCTGGCCAAGGTACTTGGTAGTTACATCCAAGGTAATGGTGGCGGTAAACCGGATATGGCTCAGGGGTCTGCCCGAGACATTGCGGGCTTTGATTCCGGTGTTGCTGCTATTAAGGATGAGATCCGCAACTAG
- the aroQ gene encoding type II 3-dehydroquinate dehydratase codes for MNILVLNGPNLDRLGKRQPEIYGRTTLADVEKLLVKRADALGVTVIVKQSNYEGELIDWVHEAADAGWPVIINPGGLTHTSVSLRDALAEIHDGAGFVEVHISNIHAREEFRHHSFLSPIARGVIAGLGVMGYELALEYLVLNSHS; via the coding sequence ATGAATATTCTGGTTCTGAATGGACCTAACCTTGACCGATTGGGTAAACGACAACCAGAAATTTATGGTCGGACCACGTTAGCTGATGTGGAAAAACTACTCGTGAAGCGTGCTGATGCGCTGGGGGTGACGGTTATTGTTAAACAATCCAACTATGAGGGGGAACTCATAGATTGGGTGCACGAGGCTGCTGATGCTGGCTGGCCTGTGATCATTAATCCTGGCGGTCTAACTCATACCTCAGTATCGTTGCGCGATGCTCTCGCAGAGATTCATGATGGCGCGGGTTTTGTAGAAGTGCATATCTCCAACATCCATGCGCGTGAGGAATTCCGACATCACAGTTTTCTTTCGCCTATAGCACGAGGAGTTATCGCTGGTTTAGGTGTTATGGGATATGAATTAGCTCTTGAGTATTTGGTGCTCAATAGTCATTCTTGA
- the aroC gene encoding chorismate synthase, which yields MLRWTTSGESHGQALVAMLENMPAGVSISREDISAQLARRRLGYGRGARMKFEADEVTIFGGVRHGKTLGSPIAIMIGNTEWPKWTAIMAADPLDPDDQEAIDAMNSGRGARLTRPRPGHADFSGMIKYDFDEARPVLERSSARETAARVAAGTVARALLREVFNVDVISYVVSIGRSEPYEGPLPSAADLDKIDASPVRAADAVSESSMVSEIEQAKKQGDTLGGIVEVVVSGLPIGLGSHVSGDDRLDAQLAAALMSIQAIKGVEIGDGFEEARRRGTEAHDEIVRTADGIQRLSNRAGGLEGGMTNGETLRLRAAMKPISTVPRALKTIDMTDGKPATGIHQRSDVCAVPAAGVVAESMVALVLARAALEKFGGDSVTETKRNVNSYLEYVKSRLGFDTES from the coding sequence ATGCTTCGTTGGACTACTTCAGGAGAATCTCACGGTCAGGCGCTGGTTGCCATGCTTGAGAACATGCCCGCCGGTGTCTCTATTTCTAGGGAAGATATTTCTGCTCAACTCGCGCGCCGCAGACTTGGATATGGCCGAGGGGCTCGCATGAAATTTGAAGCAGATGAGGTGACAATTTTTGGCGGAGTCCGTCACGGTAAGACTTTGGGAAGTCCGATCGCTATTATGATCGGCAACACTGAATGGCCTAAATGGACGGCCATCATGGCTGCTGACCCATTGGATCCTGATGATCAAGAGGCTATAGATGCTATGAATTCGGGTCGCGGTGCTCGATTAACGCGCCCGCGCCCTGGACATGCTGATTTTTCCGGGATGATCAAATATGACTTTGATGAGGCACGGCCAGTTTTGGAGAGATCATCTGCTCGGGAAACTGCCGCACGGGTAGCTGCAGGAACCGTAGCCCGAGCTCTTTTGCGTGAAGTATTCAACGTGGACGTGATTTCTTATGTCGTTTCCATTGGACGCTCAGAACCCTATGAAGGCCCACTGCCTTCTGCCGCGGACCTGGATAAAATTGATGCGTCACCAGTGCGCGCCGCGGATGCGGTGTCAGAATCCTCCATGGTGAGTGAGATCGAACAGGCAAAGAAACAAGGAGATACGCTCGGAGGCATCGTTGAAGTAGTGGTCTCTGGTCTACCTATCGGGTTGGGCTCACATGTTTCTGGTGATGATCGTCTTGATGCACAGCTGGCAGCTGCGTTGATGAGCATACAAGCGATTAAAGGAGTTGAGATCGGTGATGGGTTTGAAGAGGCTCGTCGTAGAGGAACCGAAGCCCATGATGAGATCGTGCGTACTGCTGATGGTATTCAACGTCTGAGTAACCGTGCGGGTGGATTAGAAGGTGGCATGACTAACGGAGAAACTTTACGTTTGCGCGCAGCCATGAAACCCATATCAACGGTTCCTCGTGCTCTGAAAACTATAGATATGACAGATGGGAAACCCGCAACGGGGATTCACCAACGATCTGATGTTTGCGCTGTACCCGCAGCAGGTGTGGTCGCGGAGTCGATGGTGGCATTGGTATTGGCTCGTGCCGCGCTGGAGAAGTTTGGCGGAGACTCAGTTACAGAAACTAAACGGAATGTAAATTCTTATTTAGAATATGTAAAGAGCCGGCTAGGCTTTGATACGGAAAGCTAA
- the ruvX gene encoding Holliday junction resolvase RuvX: MPITPDTPGIDDPGNGRRLGIDVGTVRIGVAASDRDARLAMPVETVPRKTGLRDRDQGDIDRLLEIIREYAVVEVVVGLPRDLKGNGSKSVKHAKDIAFRISRRLQASESSIPVRLADERLTTVVATQALRASGISEKTGRKVIDQAAAVEILQSWLDGRHAYKERNDVAGSTENGYTDDSDSPEVALNPESPNERR, from the coding sequence ATGCCAATTACCCCCGATACCCCTGGTATTGATGATCCCGGAAATGGGCGACGATTGGGTATTGACGTAGGCACTGTGCGAATCGGTGTGGCTGCATCTGACCGAGATGCTCGTTTGGCAATGCCAGTGGAAACTGTGCCTCGCAAAACAGGATTGAGAGACCGCGATCAAGGGGATATAGATCGGCTGTTGGAAATTATCCGTGAGTACGCCGTGGTTGAGGTTGTAGTAGGGCTTCCTCGGGATCTCAAAGGAAATGGTTCCAAGAGTGTGAAGCATGCCAAAGACATAGCTTTTAGGATTTCTCGACGTCTTCAAGCCTCAGAATCTTCGATTCCCGTGCGGTTAGCTGATGAGCGGCTGACCACGGTCGTTGCTACGCAGGCCCTTCGTGCTTCCGGCATTTCTGAGAAAACAGGGCGAAAAGTGATTGATCAGGCTGCTGCAGTAGAGATTTTACAATCGTGGTTGGATGGTCGACACGCATATAAAGAGCGGAATGATGTGGCAGGCTCGACAGAAAACGGCTACACAGATGACTCAGACTCCCCAGAAGTAGCTTTGAATCCAGAATCCCCGAATGAAAGGCGTTGA
- a CDS encoding shikimate dehydrogenase, whose product MTTIPASTASSITSTHRAAVLGSPIDHSLSPVLHNAGYRSLGLTHWSYDRILCTDKQLPDLIDNADSTYQGFSVTMPAKFAALEYASEATPRALRIGSANTLVRRDAGWLADNTDVDGVVGALGELFAEDLTPLQGEQALVIGAGGTARPAVWALILSGIRHITIANRSDRSSEFYPLLEDTDASLNFVRLDEDISEFATKAAVTVSTIPAQGSSNLAQQVIHAPLLDVIYSPWPTPLTQAASAHGTPIVGGHVMLAHQAFTQFKLFTGEDAPRDVMRSALYQALNIAPEK is encoded by the coding sequence ATGACCACAATTCCTGCATCAACAGCATCTTCAATAACAAGCACACATCGGGCTGCGGTGCTGGGAAGTCCCATTGATCACTCTTTATCTCCTGTTTTGCATAACGCTGGTTACCGGAGTCTGGGGCTAACCCATTGGAGTTACGATCGAATTTTGTGCACAGATAAGCAATTGCCTGATCTAATAGACAATGCAGATAGCACGTATCAAGGATTTTCTGTGACTATGCCGGCAAAATTTGCTGCGCTGGAATACGCTTCAGAGGCCACTCCTAGAGCTCTCCGAATCGGTTCAGCAAACACTCTAGTGCGCAGGGATGCTGGGTGGCTCGCGGATAATACAGACGTTGATGGGGTAGTGGGTGCTCTTGGCGAATTATTTGCTGAAGATCTCACTCCGCTTCAGGGGGAGCAAGCGCTGGTCATTGGCGCAGGAGGAACAGCAAGGCCTGCCGTGTGGGCTTTGATTCTTTCTGGAATTAGACATATCACAATAGCTAACCGCAGTGATCGTAGCTCAGAGTTTTATCCTCTTTTAGAAGACACGGATGCGTCCTTAAACTTTGTCCGTCTTGATGAAGATATAAGTGAGTTTGCTACAAAAGCTGCTGTAACGGTTTCCACCATTCCGGCGCAAGGAAGCAGCAATCTAGCACAGCAGGTTATTCATGCTCCGCTTCTTGACGTGATTTATTCTCCATGGCCCACCCCGCTAACTCAAGCAGCAAGTGCTCACGGCACTCCTATAGTAGGCGGTCATGTGATGCTTGCTCATCAGGCGTTTACGCAATTTAAGCTCTTTACCGGAGAAGATGCTCCGCGCGACGTAATGAGATCAGCTCTATATCAGGCTCTGAATATAGCTCCGGAGAAATAA
- the mltG gene encoding endolytic transglycosylase MltG codes for MRMESKYVKRRQRGLAVLVAALVLIIGAVTYIGVHIFNGGSDYKGAGNGNYELVEIPEGSSLSELGPELEKRKVVATNNAFQAAAFSHPNASRIEPGFYRLQQHMSAAEAVKALLDPANKVEALGIPGGATLLDVTVVKGNTRKGIYSMISDVTCTQGSPNCIAPEELQKVAGTADPAELGVPAWAIEAIKARGNDPKRLEGLIVPGTYIVNPMNDAKGILNDLVTRGAKEFESTDVEGRANAMGIKPYDLLTAASLVEREAPAGDFDKVARVILNRLAKPMQLEFDSTVNYGLSEQEVATTDEDRGKKTAWNTYAMEGLPATPIASPSKEAIDAMENPATGDWLYFVTTDHDGTTVFSNNFDDHQRATRDSIQNGVLDSNR; via the coding sequence ATGCGAATGGAAAGTAAGTATGTCAAGCGCCGTCAGCGTGGCCTAGCTGTTTTGGTGGCAGCACTTGTTTTGATCATTGGTGCTGTTACTTATATTGGTGTGCATATTTTTAACGGTGGATCAGACTACAAGGGAGCCGGTAACGGAAACTATGAGTTAGTGGAAATTCCCGAGGGATCCTCCCTTTCAGAGCTAGGGCCTGAGCTGGAAAAGCGCAAGGTAGTCGCAACGAATAATGCTTTCCAAGCCGCCGCGTTTTCCCATCCTAATGCTAGCCGCATTGAACCGGGCTTTTATCGTTTGCAACAGCATATGAGCGCAGCTGAGGCTGTTAAGGCCCTCCTTGATCCTGCTAACAAAGTCGAGGCCTTGGGAATCCCCGGTGGCGCTACGTTGTTAGATGTCACAGTGGTTAAGGGGAATACCCGCAAGGGGATCTATTCCATGATTTCCGACGTAACCTGTACTCAGGGATCTCCAAACTGTATTGCTCCAGAGGAACTTCAGAAAGTAGCGGGGACCGCAGATCCTGCAGAGTTGGGAGTTCCTGCATGGGCGATTGAAGCAATAAAGGCTCGGGGTAATGATCCTAAGCGCCTTGAAGGGCTTATCGTTCCTGGAACGTACATCGTTAACCCCATGAACGATGCCAAGGGCATCTTGAATGATTTGGTTACTCGTGGTGCTAAAGAGTTTGAAAGCACAGATGTAGAAGGACGCGCTAACGCCATGGGAATTAAGCCGTACGATTTGCTTACTGCGGCATCACTCGTGGAGCGAGAAGCACCTGCGGGGGACTTTGATAAAGTCGCTCGAGTTATTTTGAATCGCCTGGCTAAACCAATGCAGCTGGAATTTGATTCCACTGTTAACTACGGACTTAGCGAGCAAGAAGTGGCTACTACGGATGAAGATCGTGGGAAAAAGACTGCATGGAACACATACGCCATGGAAGGCCTGCCTGCGACTCCGATTGCTAGTCCCTCCAAAGAAGCTATCGACGCAATGGAAAACCCAGCAACTGGCGATTGGCTTTACTTTGTCACCACCGATCACGATGGAACAACAGTATTTAGCAATAACTTCGATGATCATCAACGTGCAACGCGTGATTCGATCCAGAACGGCGTTCTAGATAGCAACCGTTAA
- a CDS encoding prepilin peptidase, producing MGEQHNALMLGGGAEIAVALIILVWAGVLCFQDLWQRTIPDILTIPVIVGIVAGSVGAGQLSWLLDGMIWGGTYFLLGIILQGVIGGGDIKLALITGTSAAMHSPLAVVYAMIAAQLVTLCAGTMMYFYEKTQGILARREKKKSHADGEHAQRHIIRIPHGPAMLLSTALSYVVTP from the coding sequence ATGGGGGAACAACATAATGCGTTAATGCTAGGAGGGGGCGCTGAAATAGCGGTAGCCCTGATTATTTTGGTGTGGGCAGGTGTCTTGTGCTTTCAAGACTTATGGCAGCGCACGATACCGGACATACTTACTATTCCCGTGATCGTAGGTATCGTTGCGGGGTCTGTAGGAGCTGGGCAGCTGAGCTGGTTATTAGACGGGATGATATGGGGAGGGACTTATTTCTTATTAGGAATAATCCTGCAAGGTGTCATAGGCGGTGGCGATATTAAACTAGCGCTCATCACCGGTACCTCTGCGGCGATGCATTCGCCGTTAGCCGTGGTATATGCGATGATAGCGGCCCAGCTTGTCACTTTATGTGCTGGAACCATGATGTACTTTTATGAGAAAACTCAGGGTATCCTGGCGCGACGCGAGAAAAAGAAGAGTCATGCTGATGGCGAGCATGCTCAGCGGCACATAATACGCATCCCGCATGGTCCAGCGATGCTCCTGTCCACGGCATTATCGTATGTGGTTACCCCCTAA
- the aroB gene encoding 3-dehydroquinate synthase, whose protein sequence is MQTIEVNGASPYEVTIGHNLFKDVAKSMSQLGANQAAIITQPVMGETAKKLVGAIEALGKEATIITVPDAEDGKNLNVAGDCWDVLGRKAFGRKDVIISLGGGAVTDLAGFVAACWMRGIAVIHVPTTLLSMVDAAVGGKTGINTSAGKNLVGAFHEPSGVFIDLDMIATLPDREKISGSAEIIKTGFIADTKILSLYEEDPEACFNVEGYLPELIARSVAVKARVVASDLREAGQREILNYGHTFGHAVELKEKYEWRHGNAVSVGMMFVAALARNRGLITDELYLRHKNILSSVGLPTTYPEGHFAELYQAMLRDKKNRDGRIRFVALIGAGKTIRIEDADRAELIAAYETLNKGGV, encoded by the coding sequence ATGCAAACCATTGAAGTCAACGGAGCATCACCGTACGAGGTAACGATAGGACACAATCTTTTTAAAGACGTTGCCAAAAGCATGAGCCAGCTGGGGGCGAATCAGGCTGCCATCATTACCCAGCCGGTGATGGGAGAGACGGCTAAAAAACTAGTAGGGGCGATTGAAGCTCTAGGTAAAGAAGCAACAATCATTACCGTTCCCGATGCTGAGGACGGAAAAAACTTAAATGTGGCTGGTGACTGCTGGGATGTATTGGGAAGAAAAGCTTTTGGGCGCAAAGACGTAATCATCAGCCTTGGCGGTGGTGCGGTGACTGATCTCGCAGGATTTGTCGCGGCTTGCTGGATGCGGGGGATTGCCGTGATTCACGTGCCGACCACGCTTCTATCAATGGTGGATGCAGCCGTGGGAGGGAAAACCGGGATCAATACGTCAGCCGGAAAAAACCTGGTAGGGGCTTTTCATGAGCCTTCTGGAGTTTTTATCGATCTAGACATGATCGCCACGCTGCCAGATCGGGAAAAAATTTCCGGTTCAGCAGAAATCATTAAAACGGGGTTTATCGCGGATACTAAGATTCTTTCACTGTATGAAGAAGATCCGGAAGCCTGTTTCAACGTAGAAGGATATTTGCCTGAACTTATTGCCAGATCTGTGGCCGTAAAAGCTCGTGTGGTTGCTTCAGATTTAAGGGAAGCAGGGCAGAGGGAGATCCTTAATTATGGACATACCTTTGGTCACGCAGTAGAGCTAAAAGAAAAATATGAATGGCGGCACGGTAACGCTGTATCTGTGGGAATGATGTTTGTGGCAGCATTGGCGCGCAACCGAGGCTTGATCACAGATGAGTTGTATCTGCGTCACAAAAATATTCTTAGTTCTGTGGGATTGCCTACCACCTACCCAGAAGGACATTTTGCCGAGCTATATCAAGCGATGCTGCGAGATAAAAAGAATCGAGATGGCCGTATCCGCTTTGTCGCCTTGATCGGCGCAGGAAAGACTATCCGTATAGAAGACGCGGATAGAGCTGAGCTGATTGCTGCATATGAGACCCTAAATAAAGGGGGTGTGTAG
- a CDS encoding replication-associated recombination protein A → MEDLFTTGEKRDKIQSEVFAAGVHSPLAARMRPRSLDQVVGQQHLLGPGRPLRRLIEGAGEASVILYGPPGTGKTTIASLISTATGHHFVGLSALNSGVKEVRAVIDEARRSLIHGKRTVLFIDEVHRFSKTQQDALLAAVENRTVLLVAATTENPSFSVVSPLLSRSLVLQLQPLDSGAIKEVLQRAIVDSRGLGSRIHVTDEALEQLVLLAGGDARRALTYLEAAAEAISDDEQLTVDTIQENVDRAIVRYDRDGDQHYDVTSAFIKSIRGSDVDAALHYLARMIDAGEDPRFIARRLIIHASEDIGMADPSALQIAVAAGQAVQLIGMPEARITLAQATIHLATAPKSNSVICAVDGALADIKKGKFGPVPAHLRDGHYAGAKQLGNAVGYKYPHDDPRGVVQQRYVPAELDDAVYYHPTKHGAEKRISDYIGRLRRMIRPS, encoded by the coding sequence ATGGAAGATCTCTTTACTACAGGGGAAAAAAGAGACAAGATTCAATCTGAAGTCTTCGCCGCCGGCGTGCATTCTCCTCTAGCTGCAAGAATGCGTCCTCGTTCGCTTGATCAGGTGGTAGGGCAGCAGCATTTATTGGGGCCAGGGCGACCGTTGCGTCGTCTTATAGAAGGAGCTGGTGAAGCATCCGTTATTTTGTATGGGCCGCCGGGCACCGGTAAAACTACTATCGCGTCTCTCATTAGCACGGCCACTGGTCACCATTTTGTTGGTTTATCGGCGCTGAATTCTGGTGTAAAAGAGGTACGTGCGGTTATCGACGAGGCCCGACGTAGCCTTATCCACGGCAAAAGGACTGTTCTATTTATCGACGAGGTTCACCGTTTTTCTAAGACACAGCAGGATGCTCTGCTCGCTGCTGTAGAAAATAGAACCGTGCTTCTGGTCGCTGCTACGACAGAGAATCCTTCTTTTTCGGTTGTCTCTCCGCTTCTTTCTCGTTCTTTGGTACTGCAATTGCAGCCGTTAGATTCGGGGGCCATTAAAGAAGTGCTCCAACGTGCCATCGTGGATTCCCGTGGCCTAGGATCGCGGATCCACGTCACAGATGAGGCTCTTGAACAGCTGGTGCTGCTCGCAGGAGGGGACGCTCGCAGGGCACTTACGTATCTTGAAGCCGCAGCAGAGGCTATTTCCGATGATGAGCAGCTTACGGTTGACACTATTCAAGAGAACGTAGATCGGGCCATTGTTCGTTATGACCGCGATGGTGACCAACATTATGATGTAACCAGTGCCTTTATTAAGTCAATTAGAGGCTCAGATGTGGACGCTGCGTTGCACTATTTAGCTCGAATGATTGATGCGGGCGAGGACCCGAGATTTATCGCGCGTCGATTGATAATTCATGCTAGTGAAGATATAGGTATGGCTGATCCTTCTGCTTTACAGATAGCTGTGGCAGCAGGGCAAGCGGTTCAACTGATCGGAATGCCCGAGGCCCGGATAACGCTAGCTCAAGCAACAATTCATCTAGCTACTGCGCCGAAGTCTAATTCCGTGATTTGTGCAGTAGACGGAGCTCTTGCAGACATCAAAAAAGGAAAATTTGGCCCAGTGCCGGCTCACTTACGCGATGGGCATTATGCAGGGGCAAAGCAGCTAGGGAATGCGGTGGGTTATAAATATCCACATGATGATCCACGTGGGGTGGTACAACAACGTTATGTGCCAGCTGAATTAGATGATGCAGTGTATTATCATCCCACAAAACACGGGGCAGAAAAACGGATTTCTGATTACATCGGTCGGCTTCGCCGTATGATTCGCCCCTCGTAG